DNA from Gephyromycinifex aptenodytis:
CAGCACGAGCACCAGTGCAGCCAGCGAGGCGATCAGGATCCAGCCCGCGCCGATTCGGCGAGATCGGGTGGAGACTGCGGCGGCTTGGCTCATCGAGGCAGCGCCGGTTGCCCGGAGACGGCGCCGGGACGCTGCCCCTGCGGAGTGCTCTCGGCCAGGTGATCAGCGAGGTCGAGGACCTGGCGCGCCTCCTCCAGCGCGGGGACGTAGCCCCCGTATCGCACGGAATCGAAGGCGTGAGATGCCTGGCTGATAGCGGTTGCGGCGCTGGGGTAGGCCACCAGCAGCGAGGTCGCCACCTCATAGGCGGTGAGGTCGCTGGCGTCTGGAACGATCCCGGACTCGATGCCGGCGGCGGTAATCGCGCGGTAGGCCTCCAAGACAGCGGGGGCGCCACGGCCCGCCGCCAGATGCGCGGCGGCCGAGCGGCGATACTCGCCGCTACCGGCTCGTTCAGCCGTCAACACCGGGCCGCTCGGGTTCCCGGCCGGACTCGGGCGCCGCCGCCTGCGAATAGCGAACACGATGAGCACCAGCGCGGCCGCGGCCAGCACCGCCACGATCGCCAACACGGTCATCAGGGT
Protein-coding regions in this window:
- a CDS encoding DUF4129 domain-containing protein, which encodes MNIAPLPRSLPPDTQQAREMLQTELARPEYAGTWWERLQDWLQGMLTVQSDGNGTLMTVLAIVAVLAAAALVLIVFAIRRRRRPSPAGNPSGPVLTAERAGSGEYRRSAAAHLAAGRGAPAVLEAYRAITAAGIESGIVPDASDLTAYEVATSLLVAYPSAATAISQASHAFDSVRYGGYVPALEEARQVLDLADHLAESTPQGQRPGAVSGQPALPR